One genomic region from Amphiprion ocellaris isolate individual 3 ecotype Okinawa chromosome 20, ASM2253959v1, whole genome shotgun sequence encodes:
- the LOC129347788 gene encoding nanos homolog 1-like: protein NKPNNPSCSPNSITESLKATLGLEDDSPVCSCVIGHGRDGDGHLDCCCAAPGSPPISIYDLKEHISLLRPYEHLAGDSQLGDRDSPSYRGSFAGLDLLSMERRRKQTQRCKPEPKVCVFCRNNGAPEEVYGTHILKTTDGKVLCPILRAYTCPLCSANGDNAHTIKYCPLSKDQPSQRVAKGGRAIGKRLKIF, encoded by the coding sequence aacaagcccaacaacCCGTCCTGCAGCCCCAACTCCATCACCGAGTCCCTCAAAGCGACCCTGGGGCTGGAGGACGACTCCCCGGTTTGCTCTTGCGTAATTGGGCACGGCAGGGACGGCGACGGACACTTGGACTGCTGCTGCGCGGCTCCGGGCTCCCCTCCGATCTCCATTTACGATCTCAAGGAGCACATCTCGCTCCTGAGGCCGTACGAGCACCTTGCCGGCGATTCCCAGCTGGGAGACAGAGATTCTCCCTCCTACAGGGGAAGCTTCGCCGGCCTCGACCTGCTCTCCATGGAGCGAAGGCGCAAACAGACTCAGAGGTGCAAGCCGGAGCCCAAAGTGTGCGTCTTCTGTCGGAATAACGGCGCACCGGAGGAAGTTTACGGCACCCACATCCTGAAGACGACGGACGGCAAGGTGCTGTGCCCCATCCTGCGGGCATACACCTGCCCCCTCTGCAGTGCCAACGGCGACAATGCGCACACCATCAAGTACTGCCCGCTTTCTAAGGACCAGCCGAGCCAGAGAGTGGCAAAGGGCGGCAGGGCGATTGGCAAAAGGCTGAAGATCTTCTAA
- the si:dkey-33c12.3 gene encoding neurofilament light polypeptide, which translates to MSYDSFFSYRRPWDSYKGSRTTTKSSMSSSRYSSSRAPPPGKRNLRMASSSLPDGSQRMDLAQASSLNTELLGLRSQERAQLVDLNDRFATYIDKVRHLELQNRALLAELDALKRRQNDPSRLQALYDGEARSLRAMIDSENGEKMRMEAERDYLRDVYEQLKERCEEEARRRMDAEEALQRARDEASRAVVYNCDAEATVVSLCDEMVFLKKVFAEEQAELQAQLQMANISVDVEVSRPDLSTALRDIRAQYERLANKNMQAAEDWYQSKFASVAEMASKNNEAVHAIREETMEYRRLLQSRSTEIEALRNVIDSLNKQLEDLEETQAKEVTKYQMRISELERDITEAKQEMARYLREYQDLLNVKMALDIEIAAYRKLLEGEEIRLAYPSLPALN; encoded by the exons atgagcTACGATTCCTTCTTCTCCTACCGCCGCCCTTGGGACAGCTACAAAGGCTCCCGAACCACCACCAAATCCTCCATGTCTTCCTCTCGCTACTCTTCTTCCCGAGCTCCTCCGCCCGGGAAGAGGAATCTCAGGATGGCCTCCTCTTCGCTGCCGGATGGTTCCCAGAGGATGGACTTGGCTCAGGCCAGCTCCCTCAACACAGAGCTGCTGGGCCTGCGCTCCCAGGAGAGGGCACAGCTGGTGGACCTGAACGACCGCTTCGCCACCTACATCGACAAGGTGAGACACCTGGAGCTGCAGAACCGAGCCCTGCTGGCCGAGCTGGATGCGTTAAAGAGGCGGCAGAACGATCCGTCCCGTCTGCAGGCGCTCTACGATGGGGAGGCGAGGAGTTTGAGGGCCATGATCGACTCGGAGAACGGGGAGAAGATGCGAATGGAGGCGGAGAGGGACTACCTGCGTGACGTGTACGAGCAGCTGAAGGAGCGCTGCGAGGAGGAGGCGAGGCGGCGGATGGATGCCGAGGAGGCTCTGCAGAGGGCCAGAGACGAGGCGAGCAGGGCCGTGGTCTACAACTGTGACGCGGAGGCCACGGTGGTGTCTCTGTGCGACGAGATGGTGTTCCTGAAGAAGGTCTTTGCCGAGGAGCAAGCGGAGCTGCAGGCCCAGCTGCAGATGGCCAACATCAGCGTGGACGTGGAGGTGTCCCGGCCCGACCTCTCCACCGCCCTGCGAGACATCCGGGCGCAGTACGAGCGGCTGGCCAACAAGAACATGCAGGCCGCCGAGGACTGGTACCAGAGCAAGTTCGCGAGCGTGGCGGAGATGGCCAGCAAAAACAACGAGGCCGTGCACGCCATCCGGGAGGAGACCATGGAGTACCGGAGGCTGCTTCAGTCCCGGTCAACAGAGATAGAGGCTCTCCGGAACGTCATCGACTCCCTGAATAAGCAGCTGGAGGATCTGGAGGAGACGCAGGCAAAGGAGGTGACAAAGTACCAG aTGAGGATAAGTGAACTGGAGCGGGACATCACCGAAGCCAAGCAGGAGATGGCACGCTATCTGAGAGAATATCAAGACCTTCTCAATGTGAAGATGGCCCTCGACATTGAAATCGCGGCGTACAG GAAACTTCTGGAGGGGGAGGAGATTCGGCTGGCTTACCCTTCTCTTCCAGCCCTAAATTAA
- the mrps26 gene encoding 28S ribosomal protein S26, mitochondrial has translation MFQVIGGRSVQAARLLAPRSAVLVEAVRGRKSRNDPVAKSKEGRIKTPPPVDPVEMVVLKERYSEYQLIMRALRLEFKEEVLRKRYEEETGSRAEERARQEAEEHQALMAWNDQENLRLLKLRVLRVQQEAEEAQRKKMEVIMQREQQQQELLKEKEKEILQLQEDIKNFITLENLDQRIEEALDNPKNYNFAIDKEGRVVKQTLLQ, from the exons ATGTTCCAGGTTATCGGCGGGAGGAGCGTCCAGGCAGCCCGGCTGCTCGCTCCCAGGAGCGCCGTGCTCGTGGAGGCTGTCCGGGGCAGAAAGTCCCGTAACGACCCGGTGGCCAAGTCCAAGGAGGGCCGGATAAAAACGCCTCCCCCGGTGGATCCGGTGGAGATGGTGGTCCTGAAGGAGAGATACTCCGAGTACCAGCTGATCATGAGGGCGCTCCG TCTGGAGTTTAAGGAGGAGGTGCTGCGAAAGAGGTACGAGGAGGAGACGGGCTCCCGGGCCGAGGAAAGAGCGAGGCAGGAGGCTGAGGAGCATCAAGCCCTGATGGCATGGAACGACCAGGAGAACCTCCGTTTGCTGAAACTCAG AGTCCTGAGGGTCCAGCAGGAGGCGGAAGAAGCTCAGCGGAAGAAGATGGAAGTTATAATGCAGcgagaacagcagcagcaggaattactcaaagagaaggagaaggagattttgcagctgcag GAGGATATAAAAAACTTCATCACCTTGGAGAACCTGGATCAGCGAATCGAAGAAGCTCTGGACAATCCAAAGAATTACAACTTTGCCATCGACAAAGAAGGGAGAGTAGTCAAACAGACACTGCTGCAGTGA